One window from the genome of Salvia splendens isolate huo1 chromosome 9, SspV2, whole genome shotgun sequence encodes:
- the LOC121747155 gene encoding uncharacterized protein LOC121747155 — translation MVYTYTPTYYTSLQDSITSICKTILPFSLKKRPHPAIAAAEQRLSKQQSDNLKWQQDSFHQILNLIGLSKEGIVPANEVSAFRTHLLDTLVASPADHEPPSILRDKLIFLQELLYAKCISEEEYHASKRPLLQRLAVQGAEIEARAVIVGVLHKETTNDEWSEIDLKDDKGSANQPVISASKGGLRVKRMKGVASVLGLASLDKHGKLKENGAVNAGCSSRSDERGDGFKSILMEESSPSPVIDERKRSVSGKVKKATLRAALQREEEGSDSCDLHEAEGKEKVKLGKRVWGFDGLKKWRRNEPKHKIAQFSSVDEEEGYGGKLVPNPVGEGPDTRQIKKKLHPNGAPADFFVDKVVAKNIKKQLSRIRRDTDAHLTMLRDDEIEAISTRLPADKADLNKLFPKSWCDQHGEVVLAVVRKEFKEHMREMGNQRHNKIDEENSHPNLKY, via the exons ATGGTGTACACATACACTCCCACCTACTACACCTCATTGCAAGACTCCATCACTTCGATTTGCAAGACAATCCTCCCCTTCTCCTTGAAGAAGAGGCCGCATCCGGCCATCGCGGCGGCCGAGCAACGCCTGTCCAAGCAGCAGTCAGATAATCTCAAGTGGCAGCAGGATTCATTCCACCAGATACTCAACTTGATAGGACTTTCTAAAGAAGGCATTGTTCCTGCAAATGAGGTCTCTGCTTTTAGAACACACCTTCTCGACACCCTCGTTGCCTCGCCAGCTGATCACGAGCCGCCATCGATCTTGAGGGATAAGTTGATCTTCTTACAG GAGTTGCTCTATGCAAAATGCATATCAGAAGAAGAGTATCATGCATCAAAGAGGCCTTTGCTGCAGAGGCTTGCAGTTCAAGGAGCTGAGATCGAGGCACGGGCTGTGATAGTTGGGGTGCTGCACAAGGAGACTACAAATGACGAATGGTCCGAAATAGATCTCAAGGATGACAAAGGCTCTGCCAATCAACCAGTTATCTCAGCTTCTAAAGGAGGCTTGAGAGTGAAAAGAATGAAAGGAGTTGCATCAGTTTTAGGTCTTGCATCTTTGGATAAACATGGGAAGTTGAAGGAGAACGGCGCAGTTAATGCAGGCTGCAGCAGTAGATCGGACGAGAGAGGAGATGGTTTTAAGTCTATTCTCATGGAGGAGAGCTCGCCATCGCCGGTGATTGATGAGAGGAAGAGGAGTGTTAGTGGCAAGGTGAAGAAGGCGACGTTGAGGGCCGCCCTTCAGAGAGAGGAAGAGGGAAGCGATAGCTGTGACCTACACGAGGCTGAGGGCAAAGAGAAAGTGAAACTGGGGAAGAGGGTGTGGGGATTTGATGGATTGAAGAAATGGAGGAGGAATGAACCCAAGCACAAAATAGCTCAGTTTTCATCCGTGGATGAGGAAGAAGGTTATGGCGGGAAACTCGTTCCGAATCCAGTCGGAGAGGGACCAGACACTAGGCAGATCAAGAAAAAGTTGCATCCGAATGGGGCGCCAGCTGATTTCTTCGTGGATAAG GTTGTAGCAAAGAATATAAAGAAGCAGCTATCGCGAATCAGAAGAGACACAGACGCTCATCTAAC TATGCTCAGAGATGATGAAATTGAAGCCATCTCAACGAGGCTTCCTGCCGACAAGGCGGACTTGAACAAGTTATTTCCCAA ATCATGGTGTGATCAACATGGCGAAGTGGTTTTAGCCGTGGTGAGGAAAGAATTCAAGGAGCACATGAGAGAGATGGGAAATCAACGACACAACAAAATTGATGAGGAGAATTCACATCCAAATCTTAAATATTAG
- the LOC121749555 gene encoding homeobox protein knotted-1-like LET12 codes for MAFEQQDHHHLSQDMPLHYSDHPSATSTWLNHHHWLPTHSQPSPTATSDHSGGGGGDKSNSNSNANTNWEREKCKADILSHPLYDQLLSAHVSCLRIATPVDQLPRIDAQLALSQQVVAKYSVLGHSHHPLDDKDLDNFMTHYVLLLSSFKEQLQQHVRVHAMEAVMACWELEQSLQSLTGVAPGEGSGATMSDDDEDQADSETNLFDESLDGGDNMGFGPLVPSETERSLMERVRQELKHELKQDYKEKIVDIREEILRKRRAGKLPGDTTSVLKAWWQSHSKWPYPTEEDKARLVQETGLQLKQINNWFINQRKRNWHSNPSSSSTPKSKRKSGTGAKPTNERFS; via the exons ATGGCCTTTGAGCAGCAGGACCACCACCACCTCTCCCAAGATATGCCCCTCCACTACTCCGACCACCCCTCCGCCACCTCCACCTGGCTCAACCACCACCACTGGCTCCCCACCCACAGCCAACCCAGCCCCACCGCCACCAGCGATCAcagcggaggaggaggaggagacaAGAGCAACTCCAACTCCAACGCCAACACCAACTGGGAGAGGGAGAAGTGCAAGGCAGACATCCTCTCCCACCCCCTCTACGATCAGCTTCTGTCGGCGCACGTCTCCTGCCTCCGGATTGCTACTCCCGTCGACCAGCTCCCCAGAATCGACGCCCAGCTCGCCCTTTCCCAGCAGGTCGTCGCCAAATACTCCGTCCTCGGCCACTCCCATCACCCTCTCGATGACAAAGACCTCGACAATTTCATG ACACATTATGTTCTATTGCTATCCTCCTTTAAAGAACAACTGCAGCAACATGTCCGAGTTCATGCCATGGAAGCAGTCATGGCATGTTGGGAGCTTGAGCAATCTCTGCAAAGCCTGACAG GTGTAGCACCAGGAGAAGGTTCAGGAGCAACCATGTCTGATGATGATGAGGACCAGGCCGATAGTGAGACCAACTTATTTGATGAAAGCCTCGATGGAGGAGACAATATGGGATTTGGTCCTCTGGTACCAAGTGAAACCGAGAGATCTTTGATGGAACGTGTGAGGCAAGAGTTAAAGCACGAGCTCAAACAG GATTATAAGGAGAAGATTGTGGATATCAGAGAAGAAATACTACGAAAAAGAAGAGCAGGAAAACTGCCTGGTGATACCACGTCAGTATTGAAAGCATGGTGGCAGTCACATTCTAAATGGCCGTATCCTACA GAGGAAGACAAGGCGAGGCTGGTGCAGGAAACTGGTTTGCAACTAAAGCAGATAAACAACTGGTTCATCAATCAACGGAAAAGGAATTGGCACAGCAACCCCTCTTCTTCATCTACTCCAAAAAGCAAACGAAAGAG TGGCACAGGTGCTAAACCTACTAATGAGCGATTCTCGTGA